A single genomic interval of Microbacterium oleivorans harbors:
- a CDS encoding helix-turn-helix domain-containing protein, with protein sequence MVQRISSGRAVAHVASEMGISRTTAWRWWRRFREQGQAGLIDRSSVAHSHPARTGPCVETRVRILRALTRRGPVFIAHRLGMQASTVGRVLRRHRVALLREMGTAARVGDI encoded by the coding sequence ATGGTTCAACGCATCAGCTCGGGGCGTGCGGTCGCGCATGTCGCGTCCGAGATGGGGATCTCGCGCACGACCGCGTGGAGGTGGTGGCGACGGTTTCGTGAGCAGGGGCAGGCGGGCCTCATCGACCGCTCCAGCGTCGCTCATTCGCATCCTGCCCGAACCGGGCCCTGCGTGGAGACGAGGGTGCGGATCCTGCGGGCCCTGACCCGGCGCGGTCCGGTGTTCATCGCGCACCGACTCGGGATGCAAGCCTCGACAGTCGGTCGGGTGCTGCGCCGTCATCGGGTCGCTCTGCTGCGAGAGATGGGGACTGCTGCACGAGTAGGTGACATCTGA